The Geobacillus stearothermophilus ATCC 12980 genome contains a region encoding:
- a CDS encoding undecaprenyldiphospho-muramoylpentapeptide beta-N-acetylglucosaminyltransferase, translating into MRKKIVLTGGGTAGHVMVNVALIPKLKAQGWDIIYIGSHEGIEREIIGRIDGVPYYSVSTGKLRRYFDWKNFKDPFNVLKGVWQAYRLIQKERPDVVFSKGGFVSVPVILGAWLNGVPSVIHESDLTPGLANKIAMPFATKICLTFPETKQHVSADKAVYIGAVVREELKHGSVAQGRRMCQFDGKKPVLLAMGGSLGSKRINDALRANLSTLLAEFDIIHICGKGNIDPSLADQKGYKQFEYVNEELPHLLALADIVVSRAGANAIFELLALRKPMLLIPLSKAASRGDQILNARSFKNAGYAEVLMEEDLTNESFYAAIRRLYENKERYRKNMEKAGGSDPLQTLLSIIQDTARR; encoded by the coding sequence TTGCGAAAGAAAATCGTCTTAACCGGCGGCGGCACGGCTGGCCATGTGATGGTCAACGTCGCCTTGATTCCGAAACTAAAAGCACAAGGCTGGGACATCATCTACATCGGCTCTCACGAGGGAATTGAACGGGAGATCATCGGCCGCATCGACGGCGTACCGTACTATTCGGTTTCGACCGGAAAACTGCGACGCTATTTTGACTGGAAAAACTTTAAAGATCCGTTCAACGTGCTAAAAGGCGTTTGGCAGGCGTACCGCCTTATCCAAAAAGAAAGGCCGGACGTCGTGTTCTCCAAAGGCGGATTCGTCTCCGTTCCCGTCATTCTTGGCGCCTGGCTGAACGGTGTACCGTCGGTGATTCATGAATCCGACTTGACGCCTGGTCTTGCAAACAAAATCGCCATGCCCTTTGCGACGAAAATTTGCCTCACCTTTCCGGAAACGAAGCAACACGTCAGCGCCGATAAAGCGGTCTACATCGGCGCCGTCGTCCGCGAGGAACTGAAGCACGGCAGCGTTGCCCAAGGGCGGAGGATGTGCCAGTTCGACGGCAAAAAACCGGTGCTGCTGGCGATGGGCGGCAGCTTAGGCTCGAAAAGAATCAACGACGCCTTGCGCGCCAACTTATCAACGCTGCTTGCCGAATTTGACATCATCCACATTTGCGGCAAAGGAAACATCGACCCAAGCCTCGCAGACCAAAAAGGATACAAACAGTTCGAATACGTCAACGAAGAGCTGCCACACTTGTTGGCTTTGGCCGACATCGTCGTCTCTCGCGCGGGCGCAAACGCCATTTTCGAACTGCTCGCCTTGCGCAAGCCGATGCTGCTCATCCCGCTCTCGAAAGCGGCAAGCCGCGGCGACCAAATTCTCAACGCCCGCTCGTTTAAAAACGCGGGCTATGCGGAAGTGCTGATGGAAGAAGACTTGACAAACGAATCGTTCTATGCCGCCATTCGCCGCCTATATGAAAACAAAGAG